A section of the Pseudomonas sp. FP453 genome encodes:
- a CDS encoding penicillin-binding protein activator LpoB translates to MRTWIGMIGLLCAFGASAAPKIAVTDLAYQARVEEYIHAVSASNNFQASGYHASGASSYAEFESRSSYIEQLELRKFSGDIKGEILKSRQFQLVQGTPYTADAKGDVYDVIKRIKAGNFKGADYVLFGTLSDIDFTQDLNAIDRTNSYSAVLSLTLVADFSLINTRTFEITSAFTAMGEGQDTKLVNSRDVRVNLNRPRVVKDVSKTLGEDVARQLAEQLDGGYQEPGQPVLRNNLPRDEAPKILR, encoded by the coding sequence ATGCGTACATGGATCGGCATGATCGGCCTGCTATGCGCCTTTGGCGCCTCGGCCGCACCGAAAATCGCGGTGACCGACCTGGCCTATCAGGCGCGGGTCGAGGAATACATCCACGCGGTGTCGGCCAGCAACAACTTCCAGGCCAGCGGCTACCACGCCAGCGGCGCGTCGAGCTACGCCGAGTTCGAGAGCCGCTCCAGCTACATCGAGCAGCTTGAGCTGCGCAAATTCAGCGGCGACATCAAGGGCGAGATCCTCAAGTCGCGCCAGTTCCAGTTGGTGCAAGGCACGCCCTACACCGCCGACGCCAAGGGTGACGTGTATGACGTGATCAAGCGGATCAAGGCCGGCAACTTCAAGGGCGCGGACTACGTGCTGTTTGGCACCCTGTCCGACATCGACTTCACCCAGGACCTCAACGCCATCGACCGCACCAACAGCTACTCGGCGGTGCTGAGCCTGACGTTGGTGGCGGATTTCAGCCTGATCAACACGCGCACCTTCGAAATCACCTCGGCGTTTACCGCCATGGGTGAAGGGCAAGACACCAAGCTGGTGAACAGCCGCGACGTGCGCGTGAACCTGAACCGGCCACGGGTGGTGAAGGACGTGTCGAAAACGTTGGGTGAGGATGTGGCGCGGCAGCTGGCGGAGCAGTTGGATGGCGGGTATCAAGAACCCGGCCAACCCGTGTTGCGCAATAACCTGCCGAGGGATGAAGCGCCGAAGATCCTGCGCTGA
- a CDS encoding LysE family transporter, which yields MALDTWLAFFVASWIISLSPGAGAIASMSSGLQYGFARGYWNAIGLQIGLAMQIAVVAGGLGAILATSSTAFYAIKWFGVAYLVYLAIKQWRALPMDMSDDAAVRPIGKPMAMMFRGFLVNASNPKALVFMLAVLPQFVNPQAPLVIQYVILGATMICVDMIVMAGYTGLAAKVLRLLRTPKQQKRMNRTFAGLFVGAAGFLASLHRATA from the coding sequence ATGGCACTCGATACATGGCTGGCCTTTTTCGTGGCCAGTTGGATCATCTCCCTTTCCCCCGGTGCCGGTGCCATCGCCTCGATGTCCAGCGGCCTGCAATACGGTTTTGCGCGCGGTTACTGGAATGCCATTGGCCTGCAAATCGGCCTGGCGATGCAGATTGCCGTGGTCGCCGGCGGCCTGGGTGCGATTCTGGCGACGTCGTCTACCGCGTTCTATGCGATCAAATGGTTTGGCGTGGCGTACCTGGTGTACCTGGCGATCAAGCAATGGCGCGCCTTGCCCATGGACATGTCCGATGACGCGGCCGTGCGCCCGATCGGCAAGCCGATGGCGATGATGTTCCGTGGCTTCCTGGTCAATGCGAGCAACCCCAAGGCCTTGGTGTTCATGCTGGCGGTGTTGCCGCAGTTCGTGAACCCGCAGGCGCCGCTGGTGATCCAGTACGTGATCCTGGGCGCGACGATGATCTGCGTGGATATGATCGTGATGGCGGGGTATACGGGGTTGGCGGCGAAGGTGTTGCGCTTGTTGCGTACGCCGAAGCAGCAGAAGCGGATGAATCGTACGTTTGCCGGGTTGTTTGTCGGCGCCGCCGGCTTCCTCGCCAGCCTGCACCGCGCCACGGCATAA
- a CDS encoding mechanosensitive ion channel family protein: MEALQLPLPPQWVEPIWIGVQILLILLAGYLAQRFVAKGLTRLGERYPFPPQLLMPLRGGLRWLIMGSALIFVLERVGVSATVLWTALSGFVAVAAVAFFAMWSVLSNLLCAILIFTVGPFRIGDIVELVDTVDKPGVKGRVVAINLLYTTLIEVAEAGTDSAMVQVPNSLFFQRSVRRWTSPA; this comes from the coding sequence ATGGAAGCCTTGCAGTTGCCGCTGCCGCCGCAGTGGGTCGAGCCGATCTGGATCGGCGTGCAGATCCTGCTGATCCTGCTGGCCGGCTACCTGGCGCAGCGTTTTGTCGCCAAGGGCCTGACGCGCCTGGGCGAGCGCTACCCGTTCCCGCCGCAACTGCTGATGCCGCTGCGCGGTGGCTTGCGCTGGTTGATCATGGGCAGCGCGCTGATCTTTGTGCTGGAACGCGTGGGCGTGTCCGCCACGGTGCTGTGGACGGCGCTGTCGGGGTTTGTCGCCGTGGCGGCCGTGGCGTTTTTTGCCATGTGGTCGGTGCTGTCCAACCTGCTGTGCGCGATCCTGATCTTTACCGTCGGGCCGTTCCGCATCGGCGACATCGTGGAGCTGGTGGACACCGTGGACAAACCGGGCGTGAAGGGCCGCGTCGTGGCGATCAACCTGCTGTACACCACGCTGATCGAAGTGGCCGAAGCCGGTACCGACAGCGCGATGGTGCAGGTGCCTAACAGCCTGTTCTTCCAGCGTTCGGTGCGCCGCTGGACCAGCCCCGCGTAA